aacttttaaaaatttaggttTTGAGATAAATTGCTATGAAGATCTTCGCGCAGATgaaatcgttaaaaaaatttatcactacgCGACTAGAAAAACGAAACGTTACGATTGTTTCGTTGTTTGTTTGCTGAGTCACGGATATCCCGGTAACTTAACCTCAAAATACTTACATAatctctttttaaattttaatttaaattgatgtacattttttcttatcaacaaATAGATGGGATAATTTCCAGtgaccataaaaaaataacatttgaaGACATAGAAAAATGTCTTTGCCTAAAAGAAATGTCACATACATTAAAACTAGTTATTGTTCAAGCTTGTCAAGGTGATACGACTGGCATCGCTTCGTCGAAAAACAACCTCGCTGTCGATGGGTCTAATTcgagtgataaaaatattaagatacCCAAAAATTTGTTCGCTGATGGCAATCCATTGAAagccaaaaaaattgactatagaaaagaatttttattgtttaaatctACCATGAAAGGTTACGTTGCCATACGTCATAAGGAAGAAGGTaaccaaacttttttttattaatttaatatataagacattttagaaattaattataattaaagggTCCTGGTTCATTACCGATGTATGCAAAGTTCTTAATGACATCGAGACTCATTTATCAATCGATGAATGGAGTCggcaagtaaaaaaaaaaataagctcaAGAT
This genomic window from Microplitis demolitor isolate Queensland-Clemson2020A chromosome 6, iyMicDemo2.1a, whole genome shotgun sequence contains:
- the LOC103579887 gene encoding caspase-6 isoform X2; translated protein: MAGGDLSALLKYLKPLGHFDKPIFHDIEWYNKKYSNKSQYFINNSNNNNGKLSLLTKLKSSNLKKKIEEIDSDKIIIKNGLCLIINEMNFPNTAYEDRAGSKADVENLKQTFKNLGFEINCYEDLRADEIVKKIYHYATRKTKRYDCFVVCLLSHGYPDGIISSDHKKITFEDIEKCLCLKEMSHTLKLVIVQACQGDTTGIASSKNNLAVDGSNSSDKNIKIPKNLFADGNPLKAKKIDYRKEFLLFKSTMKGYVAIRHKEEGSWFITDVCKVLNDIETHLSIDEWSRQVKKKISSRCGEVNGLNAGQLAETERDRRTKEYFFLYQPINQ